One genomic segment of Arachis duranensis cultivar V14167 chromosome 4, aradu.V14167.gnm2.J7QH, whole genome shotgun sequence includes these proteins:
- the LOC107484494 gene encoding putative FBD-associated F-box protein At3g50710 produces the protein MAELSADPPPKRLHNLFPVAETAANATATDRISELPDALLIQILSLLPTKQSVVTGSLSKRWRPLWASVPILDFTDGIAGTVDRPERNESKSRETSGFSEFVYAVLLLHEARSITRFRLRCSHWSCSQRDIATWLSQAARRGVEQLELSLSLSRYVALPRKLFNFETVVEMKLDGVFLNALAGFSVSLPSLKVLHVGDRVLFGCHDYVVKLLAGCPVLEKLVLESTYSDACGGPVCAQGMFDLNLNRLVKARIGFSWYKTCTKSIFLIINSLSNVRCLSILSSTVECLKDSSASDIPVFNNLVQLEISFGNYSWDLLTYLLQHSQKLEVLTIYKESQKHANGQEPAWNLPLVVPECVLSHLKAFWLMEFQGLDCEMGFLRYVMQNARVLETMKISMASSLDPQTKLQIRSSVTALQLNFQSCQITFH, from the exons ATGGCGGAGCTCTCTGCGGACCCACCACCTAAGCGCCTCCATAATCTTTTCCCTGTGGCTGAAACCGCCGCAAATGCTACAGCCACTGACAGAATCAGTGAGCTCCCCGACGCCCTCCTCATCCAAATCCTCTCCCTCCTTCCAACCAAGCAGTCCGTCGTCACCGGCTCCCTTTCGAAACGCTGGCGCCCGCTCTGGGCCTCTGTCCCTATCCTTGACTTCACTGACGGCATCGCGGGGACCGTCGACCGGCCCGAAAGGAATGAATCAAAATCCCGCGAGACCAGCGGGTTCTCGGAGTTCGTCTACGCCGTGCTCCTGCTGCACGAGGCCCGGTCAATTACCCGGTTCCGCCTGCGGTGCTCCCACTGGAGCTGCTCTCAGCGTGACATAGCCACGTGGCTGAGCCAGGCTGCCCGGCGAGGTGTCGAGCAGCTCGAGCTCAGCCTGTCACTGTCGCGCTACGTGGCTCTCCCGCGGAAGCTCTTCAATTTCGAAACCGTTGTGGAAATGAAGCTCGACGGCGTGTTCTTGAACGCGCTGGCGGGCTTCTCTGTGTCTCTCCCTTCGCTGAAGGTGCTGCACGTTGGGGATAGGGTTTTGTTTGGGTGCCATGATTACGTGGTGAAGCTTCTCGCTGGATGCCCTGTTCTTGAAAAATTGGTATTGGAATCAACCTACAGTGATGCATGTGGAGGACCCGTGTGTGCTCAGGGGAtgtttgatttgaatttgaatcgtTTGGTGAAGGCTAGGATTGGGTTCTCTTGGTACAAGACCTGCACCAAGTCTATATTCTTGATCATCAATTCCCTCTCCAATGTTCGATGCCTTTCTATTTTGTCCTCAACGGTTGAG TGTCTAAAGGATTCTAGTGCAAGTGATATTCCAGTGTTCAACAATTTAGTTCAGTTGGAAATTTCATTTGGAAATTATTCTTGGGATTTGTTAACATACTTGCTTCAGCATTCCCAAAAGCTTGAAGTTCTTACCATCTACAAG GAATCACAAAAACATGCAAATGGGCAAGAACCAGCTTGGAACCTTCCACTGGTTGTTCCTGAATGCGTCTTATCGCATCTCAAAGCATTCTGGCTTATGGAGTTTCAAGGATTGGATTGTGAGATGGGCTTTCTCAGGTATGTTATGCAAAATGCAAGAGTATTGGAGACAATGAAAATCAGTATGGCAAGCTCGTTAGATCCACAGACAAAACTCCAAATTCGCAGTTCTGTAACTGCGCTTCAACTGAACTTTCAAAGCTGTCAAATTACATTCCATTGA